The genomic window ACAAAACAAATCTACACACGCGACGCGATCATCCCTTTCCACAAACTGACCTCTTCTGATTGTTTCAAACTGATTGTATCCGTACGAATCAGTCGCTGCATTTGTTTTACACCACGGTAGGAGTCGCGCCGTTAAAGCTAGTCGTCGACGAAGGGTTCCTGGTTCTTGCTAAACGTTCAGTCCGCAACACCATGGTTCTGCGTAACACTCGCTCCTCTTCTGTAGAAAACTGAAAAAAGGCCAGAAAGATAGGTAGGAGCAGGGCACGATTGGCTCAAACAGCCTAGGGGCTGTTTTCGGGTCTGCGACCCGCCGTCGCTGCGCTCCTGCGCCCAAACTGCTCCTATTCGTCGCAGTTTGTCGAACGAGCACGTTCTTCGGCAGGAACACTCCGGATACAAAAAAGCCCCACCCGATGGGTGAGGCTTTTTTGTATATGGCGCGCCCGGCACGATTCGAACGTGCGACCGCCTGGTTCGTAGTTAAGTTCGCAAGCATCCAACCAAACCTCAGAACATCCAGAATATTCAAAAAATACAGCAAATTATAGGCATATTTAGAAACCCATTGTTCTAACTAGTCCAGCATGATCCAATACAATCTCATAAATTTGTGGGTGCAGTGTGGGTGCAGGAGCAGCACACGAGCAATCAAGGTATACGAACATGGCTCTCAACCTGTTAACTACTGCCAGGTTAAAAGCGGTCGCTGAGGAGGATATCGGGACTATTCTCAATGATGGTGGTGGCCTCCGAGGTAGGGTGCGAAAAAATCGTGCTGGGGATTTAACAGTGCAGTTCGAGTACAAGTATCGAGATGGCAAAAAGTACAGGACCAGTAAAGTAGAGCAGTGGCCTAAGCGATCGCTTGCCGAGATCAGGGAGATATACCGGTCGATAAAAACAGGCCTCGCCAAAGGCGAAGATCCGATAGAGCTTCGTAAAGCCGAAAGACTAGAGGCTCAACTCGATCAAGCTAACCGCCTAGAAACGCAAAGACGCGAACTCGAGCGCCTTGCATTTGAAGCCGCTAACACTCGAACACTCACAGACGCTATTTACCAGTGGGAGAAGCTAGAGCTCTCGCGGCGTAAGCGTGGCGGCGCTGAGGCTATAAGAGCCATCAAGAAAGACATAATCCCGGCACTAGGTGGAATGCCGCTCGCAGACATTAAGCGCGCTATGCTCATCGATCAGCTCGACCGTGTCGTGGAGCGTGGATCGCTGGTAATGGCCAACCACCTCTTTGGCGACCTCAAGCAGTTTTTCACTTATGCGGTAGCTAGGGATTGGATCGACGTTCATCCGCTTGCGGGCCTTACCAAGGAGAGAATTGGTGGTCGTCAGAAGGAGCGCGACAGATACCTGTCTGATGAGGAAATCACTGAGCTTACTGAGCGACTTCAATCGGCCAACTTATTGATCACAACTGAACAGTCAATCTGGATTATGCTATCGACTTGCTGTCGCGTAGGCGAACTCTCGCAGGCGCGGTGGGAAGATATAGAGCTGGAACAAGGTGAGTGGCGCATCCCCGCTCGCAATAGCAAGAACGCTAGAAGCCATATCATCTACCTATCAGAATTTGCCAAGATTCAATTTGAAGAATTACATCGGATTACTGCGGGCTCAAATTGGTGTATTCCGTCGCGCAGCAGAGAAGCGCATATCGATCAAAAATCGATATCCAAGCAGATCAGAGACCGTGTCCGCAAAACCTCTCTCAAAGGCCGTAGCAATTCGTCAGGGACCCTTTTGCTAAGCGGCGGACCTTGGACACCGCATGACCTACGGCGAACTGGAGCCACCATGATGGGCGAACTCGGTGTGATGGGGGAGGTAATAGAACGTTGCCTGAACCATGTGGAGATAAATAAACTGAAGCGTACTTACCAACGTCATGAGCTGAGGGCTGAGCAGCGCGAAGCCTGGCGATTGCTGGGTGATAGACTAGAGCTGCTTTCAACTGTTGATCCAACTGGAAATGTCACCGTGGGAAGTTTCAAGCGCGCCTAGTCGCTCGAGTATCCTATCTCTTGAACGTCGCGCGATTTCCCAGTTTTGTTTTCGGCACACCACCACGCCCAGGCTTTTACTGACCGCTCACCGACACATAGAGTCGCAGGGAGTCGCATAACGCGTCGAATGGCCCAAAAAAGAGGAGAATTACGTGCAAACTCTAGCCAAAGGACAAAAAGCTCTAAAAGAGCTCATAGACACCTTGAGCTCAGACTCGAACATGAATGAAGCGCAGACAAGGTTCCACATAATCGACCGCGTACTATTTCATTGCCTAGGCTGGTCGAAAGACGTGGTGGAAGTCGAGAACCATGAAGAAAGAAAGTTCACAGACTACGAGTTAGGCTCGCCCAGAAGTGCAGTGCTCGAAGCAAAACGTGAAGGAACCTTTTTTGAAATCCCGGCCAGTTTATCAAAGAACCTAACCATCGACTTAGATTCGATAATGAAGCTAAGTGCGGACGCCTCAGAAGCCATTAAGCAGGCGCAAGGGTACTGCAGCCAGAGAGGTATACCGATAGCAATTGTAAGCAATGGACATCAATATATAGCGTTCCTCGCTTCCCGACAGGACGGGGTATCCGTCTACGAGGGCGACGCAGTTGTCTTTCACAGCCTGCAACACATGCTTAAAAACTTTAATTCAGCATGGCAACTCCTCTCTCAGGCCGGGATAGCAGATCGGAATATTGCGCGATACTTAATTTCAGGTGAGAGCGGGATACCAAGCAAACTTTCCTCGAAACTAACAGATCATCCGTCGGCCAGATATCAGAGTGAGATGCAGGCAACGCTCAGCCAGCTATCAGAATTGTTTTTACAGGATCTTATTGACAATAAAGAAGTAGAGAAGGCTTTTTTTGCAGAGTGCTATTGCGAAAGCGGCTCGCTATCCAAATATGCACTACTTAGCAAAAACATTCTCGAGGCACGGTACGCATCACTCTTTAGCGGCCACGAAGCCGCGCCGCATCTCACCCCAGTGAAAGACAAAAAAACTGACAATTTTTCACCAGGGGTGCTTACAGAAGCTATCGCGAGGAGGCCCATTGTGCTGCTTGGGGATGTCGGTGTTGGTAAAACGTCGTTTGTAAAGAATCTCATCTACAACAGTGCATATGACGAATTTCAGAGCGCCATTTACATTTACATTGATCTAGGTTCCACGGCCGCGCTCTCTGTGGATTTGAAAACCTTTGTGCTAAATGAGGTAGAGCGCCAGTTGTTCGAGAACTATGACATTGATGTTAGTGCACACAAATTTTTGAAAGCAATTTACGCCTCAGACATACATAAATTTGGAAACGGCATATGGGGAGCAAAAAAAACAAGCGATCCAGATCTGTACGATTCAAAATTACTTGAAATGCTTGAAGCCCTGACAAAAGAAAAGGACCAACACCTCAAAAGGTCCATAAATGGCCATGCAAACTCAACTAAAAGACAAATCATAATCTCGCTTGATAATGCGGATCAGAGGGATTTTGAGATACAGCAAAGCGCATTTATTATTGCTCAAGAGTTCGCGAAAGACTGGAACTCCACTGTCTTCGTCTCTGTAAGACCTCAAACTTTTTTCAAATCCAAACGATCAGGCGCATTAGCTGCTTATCCACACAAAGTATTCACAATCTCTCCGCCCCGAATTGATGTCGTTGTAAAAAAGAGACTTTCATTTGCATTGAATATGGCAGAGGGAAAAGTTTCGATAGAAACAATTGACTACGTTCGGCTCAACGCTGGAAATCTAGCTCAGTTCTTGAAAGCACTAATTACATCGTTATCGAGCAACTACGAGTTGTATGAGTTCTTATCGAACATCACCGGCGGCAACATTCGAGCGGCGATCGAGTTCGTAACTAACTTCATTGGTAGCCCAAACGTCGATGCTGAGAAGATAATTCGAATAATGAATGAAGAAGAGAGCTATCAGATACCGCTTCACGAATTCACGAAGTCAGCACTGCTGGGCAATTACTCCCATTATAACGCAGATACATCGATAGCCATGAACGTCTACGACATTGCGTCAACAGACCCAAAGGAGCATTTTCTCAAGCCAATTCTGCTAGCCCTACTTGAGAGCGCCCAGGAGCTCCACGACAATGATGGCTTTTGCAAAACAAAGGAGCTAACAAGTGAACTGCAAGGGCTGGGATTTACTCTAGATCAAATCACCAGAGCATTCAGGGACTGCACTAATAAAAAACTGATCGAAACGTCTCAGCGAGTTACATTCGAGGAAGACATCAACGGTGTGTTAGTTGGAAAAATACCCGATTCATTCAGGGTCACCTCTATCGGTGCATACCACCTCAAGCGGTGGATGTCTGTGTTCACCTACTTTGACGCCATGGTTTTTGATACCCCGATCTTAGACAAAGATGCTCGCGAAAAGTTGTCCGAAGACCTAAACTCTTTCAATATCAATGCCAGATACTGCAGAGCCGTCGCCTTCAAAAGTTACTTAATGGACGTATGGGACAACATGGCTAACAAACCGCATTTTTTCGACTTCAATCAGTATTGCGACGCTGGAGAAAATACATTTTTTGCGGTTAAACGAGCGATCGAAAGACATTGATACTTAACTTCTTGGAAGTTCAAGTTCACCGCAAAATGATGAAGGCTAATTGCAATGGTGCAGACATGACCCGAAAGGGATCGCACGGCTGCTGGATCGAGCATGCCATTAGCAGTCACTCATAATCACGACCAACGATCCCCGCCTTCGGCCAGCAGAAAACGTTTATGCTCCCCTAGACGAGTATCTCTCGAGGTAGATGGTGCCGTTGTTTGGAACCTTGCTTCACCAAATTGATATTTTTTTGCTAAAAGTACTCGAAATAAAGATCATCAAGGCGATCCAACGTATCGCTCACTGTAAATCCAGTGGTTTCGGGGCAATAGGACTCCAGGTCAACCGTTCTCGCCCTAGAACTTGCTCGTTCGTACTTTTTTTTCAGACCATCTAAATATTGAGCGTCGCTTCCGTCAGCAGCATCAAAGAGTGCTTCGATCATCCTCTCTATCGGGCCGGCCACGGAAAGCAAACATCTGACATCTTTTAATTGAGTCTCATTGCTTTCTGCATCTTCCGTCATTAAATATTCAAGTCGATCAATTCGCTCATTAAAGTCACCTTTACCGTCGCACCGCTGAAGATTTTTCGTGAGCGTCAGGAGCTCTCCTATCAGCCGTCTTTGCTGCTCCAATTCAGCTTCCAGATATCGAATATTTTGATTAACCGTAAAATCGAACTCATCTATCGCAGCGTCGAAGTTGTAGTCATAAAACCCAAAAGCATCACGCTCCGCGTCCGATACGGTTTTCGATTGCTCGATATTCTTCCCTATCAACAGCTGAGCTTGCGCCCAGTCCGCGCTACAGTCACTCATAGCATCCATTGAAAACCCAACGAGCACGCTCAACAAAAAGGTCCTAAGGTAAATACACTGCCTCGGCATTACAGGGAGCCTCCTCTTACAGTTCTGCACAAGCCGAGATCACCTGCGCTCGTTGATAGCCAGTGGGATGATACCAACTAGGTCGCGTGGGGCCTTGTAACGATACAAAAAACGATATTGCCGCAAGCGAAATTTTTGGGTGCGTGTTTGCCGCCGCCCAGCAATCAGCCTCTTTCTCATACCCCCGGCGCAACCACGTTCGGTTGTATTGGTTTGCTTCGAAGTATTCACGCTTCAAGTGTCCGCGATAATGGTGGCCGTACTCATGAGCTCGAAAGAATTCGCACACTAACGGTCCGACATCAAAGCAGATATCAGGGTTGTAATAAATTACAGGCCCGTATCGATTGTAAGATGCCATGGCGATATCGGTTAGAGATAAATCTGCTATCTCCTGGACTCTCGAGTTTGCCGCACTGGCCGCAACGAGAAGAACACATACAAAACAAAGCCTCATTGATTCAGCTCCTTGATAAACGTTATGTTGAAGTTGCTGTAAGAAAAACGAGCTACGAAGCAAATGCTGTCCATACTCTTTCAGCCTGGGACCGGTAAGTGTAGTTATCAATGCGAGGGTTAGTGATCTCGATTCATTTATAACACGCCGACGCTTGGCATAGTCGGAACTGGTGCCCGCCCCGGATCGACTGTGGCGGCCACGGGTCCCTTTAGATTTCCGTGGGCTCTTATTGGGTCTATTAAAAAATATCAAGACATGCAATCGCGGCAGCTGGAGAGGAAGACCATGCAGCGATCAACCAATCACCTTTAGAAGCCTATGCGCGAGACTGGGGCTGCGCTGCTAATCACTCCCGAGCTTCGCCAGCAGTCGAATGTTTTCCTGCCACTCCAGTTCATCACATCAGTGTAGCGAACCTCCGCACCTCTCAAGCCCAAGGAGCGAAACAGCCTCTTGTTTTCGTCAACCTGAGCCAGCACATTAACTTTGCTGCCCTCTAACACGCATTCCAGGCGACGAAGAATCGCAAAGGGCAATATCACCCTCCCGTACTGAGATTGCCTGAAATCGCCGCGCAGTAGGTCTGCGAGCGCCCATATGTCGGCGGCTAGGTTATTGTCGTTTTGGGGCAACTGCCTGCAGTCCTTATCTTTCAAATCCTATTACCTAGCTCAATTCAAAGACGGCCTTATACAGCCAACGGATTCGAGCGTAGGCGTAGTGTCCATTAAAAGCCCAGAAATCACCATTACATCCGATATAATCCTGGTGTAGATTTCGAATGTAAAGGTTCTCATAACTCTGGAAATGCAACCACGGGGTACTCAACTGATGACCGCTTCGCAATTTGAAATCAGCTCCTGACGTCCTAGCTCTCCCTGGCTGGCTTCCTCGCCCGCCTCACGGCTGTGTTTGCCAATGAGCATGCAACCACACAGCCTCTTCTTTAGGGCTTACCGGGCAGCCCTCAAGGGTGATGCGAAAGCCGCAAGATTCTTGGTGTTAGCGGCACGGGAACAGCTATTGCGCCGTAATTCACTTCCCGGCGGCCTTGCCCGGTTTTTGGTGCGCCAAATAGATGACCCCACCAAATTCGCAAGACTAATGACCAAGCCGGTCAAGAAGAAAAAAGGACGCCCTTCGATAGACGACGGCGCGCTTTACAAAAATTTCGATAGCTTTGTGAGACAGGTCTTCTTTGGGCAAAAAAAGTCCGAGCAGAACGCAATCATGCTTGCTTACCTTTCATCCGTGGGACATCCGATAAACGAAGCTGGGACCAAAAAGGAGTCTGCTAGTGAAATCGTGGCGAAACTGACTGATCGCAGCGTGCGGTCGGTTCAAAACGACTACTACCAGCATAGGCCCCGACTCAGCGGATCAGAATCAGAGCTTGAACTTGGAAGAACATACATTGAGTTCAAGAAAGAAATGAAGGCGCTGAGGAAGAAAAACTAGGAGCTCGGCTTTGTCGCAGTAAATATCGATTGTGCTGCTATTTATTGCGATGCGGTAGAAAAACATCGCACTCATCATTGTAGCCATGTTCAACAAGCCGCAAGGAGGCACGAGCATGGTCAACAAGGTCCTCAGACTACCCGCTGTCAAAGCCCGAACAGGTTTATCCCGATCCACCCTATACCTTCGCATTTCCAATCACGCGTTTCCGCGGCCAATATCGCTCGGCGGAAGATCAGTGGGCTGGTTAGAGCACGAAGTCGAGTCATGGATTGAGGCTCAGAAAAATTTAACCCGCCGTCAGTCTGAAGTCCGAGCGGAGGCCAAAAAGTGAACCATTTAGAAGCTGTTGCGTTATGCAACACATGGTGCGCTCAGGCCGCCAAGACGCCCGACACGCCACTTATAGAGGACCGAGCTAACCATCAGCGGCTGAATCTGAAGACAGGAGGAGAGGCACTGCGCTTGCTTGAAAGATCAATCACGGGAGAGCCGACTGCAGATATAGAACCGCAGGATGAAACAGGCCTCAACGACAGAACCTGCAATGCGTAGAAGAAAACGCAAAGAGGATTTTCCACCTGGAGGCTTCGGAGGCCTGCCCAAAGTCGTTTGGAAGCACCCGGACTACCAGCAACTAAGTGGTAACGCGGTAAAGCTCCTCATGGACTTCGCTTGTCAATATGATGGGAGCAACAACGGTGATCTAAGCGCAGCGTATAGCGATTTGAAGAAGCGCGGTTGGCGCTCCAAGGGAACAATAGCAAAAGCCCTTGAGCAACTTATTGATGCAGAAATGGTTATTCGGACACGCGAAGGTAAATTCCTCAATCCTGGTGGAACGTGCGCGCTGTACGCTCTGACTTGGAAAAGCATAGATGATTGTGAGGGAAAGAACCTCGAAGTGAAATCAACGATAACTCCACGACGAAAATTTTCTGGTGACCAAAGCAAAAACCCCGGTCCAAAAGCTGGTCAAAGACCGGTCCAAACAGAGGGGCGAGTGAGGCCGCGTGACGCGATGG from Congregibacter litoralis KT71 includes these protein-coding regions:
- a CDS encoding tyrosine-type recombinase/integrase; amino-acid sequence: MALNLLTTARLKAVAEEDIGTILNDGGGLRGRVRKNRAGDLTVQFEYKYRDGKKYRTSKVEQWPKRSLAEIREIYRSIKTGLAKGEDPIELRKAERLEAQLDQANRLETQRRELERLAFEAANTRTLTDAIYQWEKLELSRRKRGGAEAIRAIKKDIIPALGGMPLADIKRAMLIDQLDRVVERGSLVMANHLFGDLKQFFTYAVARDWIDVHPLAGLTKERIGGRQKERDRYLSDEEITELTERLQSANLLITTEQSIWIMLSTCCRVGELSQARWEDIELEQGEWRIPARNSKNARSHIIYLSEFAKIQFEELHRITAGSNWCIPSRSREAHIDQKSISKQIRDRVRKTSLKGRSNSSGTLLLSGGPWTPHDLRRTGATMMGELGVMGEVIERCLNHVEINKLKRTYQRHELRAEQREAWRLLGDRLELLSTVDPTGNVTVGSFKRA
- a CDS encoding type I restriction-modification system subunit M N-terminal domain-containing protein; translated protein: MKDKDCRQLPQNDNNLAADIWALADLLRGDFRQSQYGRVILPFAILRRLECVLEGSKVNVLAQVDENKRLFRSLGLRGAEVRYTDVMNWSGRKTFDCWRSSGVISSAAPVSRIGF
- a CDS encoding helix-turn-helix transcriptional regulator, producing MVNKVLRLPAVKARTGLSRSTLYLRISNHAFPRPISLGGRSVGWLEHEVESWIEAQKNLTRRQSEVRAEAKK